A window of the Helianthus annuus cultivar XRQ/B chromosome 4, HanXRQr2.0-SUNRISE, whole genome shotgun sequence genome harbors these coding sequences:
- the LOC110933527 gene encoding uncharacterized protein LOC110933527 — translation MRRIVKVLKVIEKSEGLLTPFAALKLETIKKDAAFYHVQWNGGDIFSVSGKPNHARVVDLAKRTCACRAWEITGMPCRHAVAAIWNMATNGRRVGSLESWCNPIYTMGRWKQVYAFKVNPINGRSLWVQSQVPTTLTPPNHHKQVGRPKKARKRSALEVEEMTHSGRLSKKHTKGKCGKCGHNTRTCKGDATV, via the exons ATGAGAAGAATTGTCAAAGTTTTGAAGGTTATAGAGAAAAGTGAAGGCCTGCTTACACCCTTTGCTGCCCTAAAGCTGGAGACAATCAAAAAAGATGCTGCATTTTATCATGTACAGTGGAATGGAGGGGATATATTTTCAGTAAGTGGTAAACCAAATCATGCAAGGGTTGTGGATTTGGCTAAGAGGACATGTGCTTGCAGAGCTTGGGAGATCACAG GAATGCCATGTAGGCATGCTGTTGCAGCAATATGGAACATGGCTACTAATGGTAGAAGGGTGGGTTCATTAGAGAGTTGGTGTAATCCCATCTACACAATGGGTAGGTGGAAGCAGGTTTATGCTTTCAAGGTTAACCCTATCAATGGAAGGTCTTTATGGGTCCAATCTCAAGTTCCTACCACCCTTACACCACCAAATCATCATAAGCAGGTGGGCAGACCCAAGAAGGCAAGGAAAAGGTCTGCATTAGAAGTGGAGGAAATGACTCACAGTGGAAGGCTGTCCAAGAAACACACCAAGGGAAAATGTGGCAAGTGTGGACATAACACAAGGACTTGCAAAGGGGATGCTACTGTTTAG
- the LOC118491500 gene encoding uncharacterized protein LOC118491500, which translates to MSQSETWYIREGVDHDEVMQLYEGFPNLFSFRIHHGGRLTHPPGRTYVGGRINYVDLIDIDLFSVHEVSLMINELGYSVNDHIIYHYLNPKKDMDNGIEELGTDSDVLRFSAHVEEHKLIELYTTHG; encoded by the exons ATGTCTCAATCGGAGACTTGGTACATACGAGAAGGAGTTGATCATGATGAAGTGATGCAGCTATACG AAGGATTCCCTAATCTTTTCTCCTTTCGGATTCATCATGGTGGTAGGTTAACACATCCTCCTGGTCGCACTTATGTTGGAGGTAGGATTAACTACGTTGACCTAATTGATATCGATTTGTTCTCTGTCCATGAGGTGTCCTTAATGATTAATGAGTTAGGTTATTCTGTGAATGATCATATAATATACCATTACCTTAACCCTAAAAAAGATATGGATAATGGTATTGAGGAGTTAGGCACTGACAGTGATGTTTTAAGGTTCTCTGCACATGTTGAAGAGCATAAGCTAATTGAGTTGTATACCACGCATGGTTAA
- the LOC110936645 gene encoding transcription initiation factor TFIID subunit 11 isoform X2 codes for METPAMKEEEETMESRIRQAMKSRLQHFKDQSDSLTFEGVRRVLEKDMVLDTYTLDSHKKFVKQLLEKFLSGAEEDDEPKGGAQIKLEEESVKEVKAEDSSATDLSSAKTETLDKETGKTPNEDMIKEAIWNKATYFRSKSEELTLAGVRRLLEQDLELEKFSLDPFKKLISKQLDEVLNSENDKDAESSPSPSHIENENIQAEVKRKKKTAVKEKVKKSEETKKRKKPAQETEQPRKKKVKQPEKSSVEKNNVQDQSSDESSGGKSVKEVAAPVYGKKVERLKSIIKACGMTVAPTVYKKAKQAPEDKREAVLIKELQEILSKEGLSTNPSEKEIKDVKRRKERAKELEGIDMSNIVQGSRRRSTTFPPPPPKPKEPIESDSDESEDEDGSDDADGSDDQEEDVQATQSGDDQDEDVPATQSGDDEDDDVPASKSGDDQDDDVAATKSGDDQDEDVQATKSGEEVHAETFDSD; via the exons ATGGAAACCCCAGCAATGAAAGAAGAAGAGGAGACGATGGAGTCTCGCATACGCCAAGCTATGAAGTCTCGTCTTCAACATTTCAAAGACCAATCCGA TTCTTTAACGTTTGAAGGAGTCCGAAGAGTATTGGAGAAAGACATGGTTTTAGATACATACACATTGGATTCACATAAAAAGTTTGTTAAACAATTGTTGGAAAAG TTTTTGAGTGGCGCAGAAGAAGATGACGAGCCCAAGGGTGGGGCCCAAATTAAGTTAGAAGAAGAGTCGGTTAAAGAAGTAAAAGCCGAGGACTCTTCCGCAACGGACCTTTCATCAGCTAAAACCGAAACTCTGGACAAGGAAACCGGCAAAACACCTAACGAGGACATGATAAAAGAGGCTATTTGGAACAAGGCAACGTATTTCAGATCTAAATCTGA GGAACTTACGTTGGCTGGTGTCCGACGCCTATTAGAACAAGATCTTGAACTCGAAAAGTTTTCTCTCGACCCTTTTAAGAAACTAATAAGTAAGCAGTTGGACGAG GTCTTAAATTCCGAAAACGACAAGGATGCTGAGTCGTCACCTTCACCTTCGCATATTGAAAACGAGAATATACAAGCCGAAGTGAAACGGAAAAAGAAAACGGCTGTGaaagaaaaagttaaaaaatccGAAGAGACCAAGAAACGTAAAAAACCCGCTCAAGAAACCGAGCAACCAAGGAAAAAGAAGGTCAAGCAACCTGAAAAATCGTCGGTTGAGAAGAACAATGTACAAGATCAATCTTCTGATGAATCGTCTGGTGGAAAATCTGTGAAA GAAGTGGCAGCACCTGTATATGGAAAGAAAGTGGAGCGCCTCAAATCAATCATCAAGGCTTGCGGGATGAC TGTTGCTCCTACTGTATACAAGAAAGCCAAGCAAGCTCCCGAGGATAAACGTGAGGCCGTCTTGATTAAGGAACTGCAAGAGATTCTCTCAAAAGAAGGCTTATCTACCAACCCTTCTGAAAAag AAATCAAAGACGTGAAACGGAGAAAGGAAAGAGCAAAAGAGCTGGAAGGCATTGACATGAGCAACATTGTTCAAGGTTCACGCAGAAGGTCCACAACATTCCCCCCTCCCCCACCAAAACCTAAAGAACCCATTGAGAGTGATAGTGATGAGTCGGAGGATGAAGATGGCTCAGATGATGCAGATGGCTCAGATGATCAAGAGGAGGATGTTCAAGCCACTCAAAGCGGAGATGATCAAGATGAGGATGTTCCGGCCACTCAGAGTGgagacgatgaagatgatgatgttccaGCCTCTAAGAGCGGAGacgatcaagatgatgatgttGCAGCCACTAAGAGCGGAGATGATCAAGATGAGGATGTTCAGGCCACTAAGAGTGGAGAGGAGGTCCATGCAG AAACTTTCGACAGTGATTAG
- the LOC110936645 gene encoding glutamic acid-rich protein isoform X1 — protein METPAMKEEEETMESRIRQAMKSRLQHFKDQSDSLTFEGVRRVLEKDMVLDTYTLDSHKKFVKQLLEKFLSGAEEDDEPKGGAQIKLEEESVKEVKAEDSSATDLSSAKTETLDKETGKTPNEDMIKEAIWNKATYFRSKSEELTLAGVRRLLEQDLELEKFSLDPFKKLISKQLDEVLNSENDKDAESSPSPSHIENENIQAEVKRKKKTAVKEKVKKSEETKKRKKPAQETEQPRKKKVKQPEKSSVEKNNVQDQSSDESSGGKSVKKEVAAPVYGKKVERLKSIIKACGMTVAPTVYKKAKQAPEDKREAVLIKELQEILSKEGLSTNPSEKEIKDVKRRKERAKELEGIDMSNIVQGSRRRSTTFPPPPPKPKEPIESDSDESEDEDGSDDADGSDDQEEDVQATQSGDDQDEDVPATQSGDDEDDDVPASKSGDDQDDDVAATKSGDDQDEDVQATKSGEEVHAETFDSD, from the exons ATGGAAACCCCAGCAATGAAAGAAGAAGAGGAGACGATGGAGTCTCGCATACGCCAAGCTATGAAGTCTCGTCTTCAACATTTCAAAGACCAATCCGA TTCTTTAACGTTTGAAGGAGTCCGAAGAGTATTGGAGAAAGACATGGTTTTAGATACATACACATTGGATTCACATAAAAAGTTTGTTAAACAATTGTTGGAAAAG TTTTTGAGTGGCGCAGAAGAAGATGACGAGCCCAAGGGTGGGGCCCAAATTAAGTTAGAAGAAGAGTCGGTTAAAGAAGTAAAAGCCGAGGACTCTTCCGCAACGGACCTTTCATCAGCTAAAACCGAAACTCTGGACAAGGAAACCGGCAAAACACCTAACGAGGACATGATAAAAGAGGCTATTTGGAACAAGGCAACGTATTTCAGATCTAAATCTGA GGAACTTACGTTGGCTGGTGTCCGACGCCTATTAGAACAAGATCTTGAACTCGAAAAGTTTTCTCTCGACCCTTTTAAGAAACTAATAAGTAAGCAGTTGGACGAG GTCTTAAATTCCGAAAACGACAAGGATGCTGAGTCGTCACCTTCACCTTCGCATATTGAAAACGAGAATATACAAGCCGAAGTGAAACGGAAAAAGAAAACGGCTGTGaaagaaaaagttaaaaaatccGAAGAGACCAAGAAACGTAAAAAACCCGCTCAAGAAACCGAGCAACCAAGGAAAAAGAAGGTCAAGCAACCTGAAAAATCGTCGGTTGAGAAGAACAATGTACAAGATCAATCTTCTGATGAATCGTCTGGTGGAAAATCTGTGAAA AAGGAAGTGGCAGCACCTGTATATGGAAAGAAAGTGGAGCGCCTCAAATCAATCATCAAGGCTTGCGGGATGAC TGTTGCTCCTACTGTATACAAGAAAGCCAAGCAAGCTCCCGAGGATAAACGTGAGGCCGTCTTGATTAAGGAACTGCAAGAGATTCTCTCAAAAGAAGGCTTATCTACCAACCCTTCTGAAAAag AAATCAAAGACGTGAAACGGAGAAAGGAAAGAGCAAAAGAGCTGGAAGGCATTGACATGAGCAACATTGTTCAAGGTTCACGCAGAAGGTCCACAACATTCCCCCCTCCCCCACCAAAACCTAAAGAACCCATTGAGAGTGATAGTGATGAGTCGGAGGATGAAGATGGCTCAGATGATGCAGATGGCTCAGATGATCAAGAGGAGGATGTTCAAGCCACTCAAAGCGGAGATGATCAAGATGAGGATGTTCCGGCCACTCAGAGTGgagacgatgaagatgatgatgttccaGCCTCTAAGAGCGGAGacgatcaagatgatgatgttGCAGCCACTAAGAGCGGAGATGATCAAGATGAGGATGTTCAGGCCACTAAGAGTGGAGAGGAGGTCCATGCAG AAACTTTCGACAGTGATTAG